One Loxodonta africana isolate mLoxAfr1 chromosome 4, mLoxAfr1.hap2, whole genome shotgun sequence genomic region harbors:
- the LOC100664053 gene encoding olfactory receptor 8S1-like encodes MALRNHSTVTEFILLGLSVAPHVQVLLFVLFFMIYLLTLMGNLMMLLVIRIDSYLHTPMYFFLSHLSFIDLCFSSVTVPKMLENLLSQTKTTSVRGCLAQVFFVSFTAGTEACLLSVMAYDRYAAICHPLLYGQIMSKQLYMQLVWGSWGLGFLDALINSLLAMNLVFCGAQIIHHFSCEMPSILPLSCSDVSKNIVALLYSTFLHGLGTFLLVFLSYAHIISTILNISSTSGRSKAFSTCSSHLSAVTLYYGSGLLRYLMPNSGSPIELIFSVQYTVVTPMLNPLIYSLKNKEVKAAIRRTLGKHFQRIRC; translated from the coding sequence ATGGCCTTGAGGAACCACAGTACCGTCACTGAGTTCATCCTCCTTGGGCTGTCTGTGGCCCCCCACGTCCAGGTTCTGCTCTTTGTGCTCTTCTTCATGATTTACCTCCTGACCCTGATGGGGAACCTCATGATGCTTTTGGTGATCAGGATTGATTCctacctccacacccccatgtacttcttcctgagTCACCTCTCTTTCATTGATCTTTGCTTCTCTTCTGTCACTGTCCCCAAGATGCTAGAGAACCTCCTGTCTCAGACAAAAACCACATCAGTAAGGGGCTGTCTGGCTCAGGTCTTCTTTGTATCTTTCACTGCAGGGACAGAAGCCTGTCTTCTctcagtgatggcctatgaccgctatgctgCCATCTGCCACCCTCTGCTCTATGGACAGATCATGAGTAAACAGCTGTATATGCAGCTTGTGTGGGGGTCCTGGGGACTAGGCTTCCTGGATGCACTCATTAATAGCCTCCTAGCTATGAACTTGGTGTTCTGTGGGGCCCAAATAATCCACCATTTCAGCTGTGAGATGCCGTCTATCCTCCCTCTGTCCTGCTCTGATGTCTCCAAGAACATCGTTGCCTTGCTGTATTCCACTTTCCTGCATGGTCTGGGAACTTTCCTTTTGGTCTTCTTATCCTATGCACACATTATTTCCACCATCTTGAACATCAGCTCTACCTCAGGCAGAagcaaggccttctccacctgctccTCCCACCTCTCTGCAGTGACACTTTACTATGGCTCAGGTTTGTTGCGTTATCTTATGCCAAACTCAGGTTCCCCCATAGAGTTGATCTTCTCTGTGCAGTACACTGTGGTCACTCCCATGCTGAACCCCCTCATCTATAGCCTGAAGAACAAGGAGGTGAAGGCAGCTATCAGAAGAACTTTGGGAAAGCATTTTCAACGTATCAGGTGCTGA